CAAGACGCTCTGCGAGGAGACCGACGAGCCGTTCGACCCGAGCCTGTCGAAGGCCGAGGCGTCCAGGATGATCGACGAGCTCCAGAAGCGGAGCCAACGACTCACCCAGGACAGCTGACGCATATGCTCGGCGGGTGGACGACGAGGCGACCCTCCGCTACGACCTCGCGGTGGAGCACGGCGCGGGGTACCACCGCGACGAGCTGGCCGAGCTGACCACCGAGGACGCGGTCCGGCGCGCGGGTGCGATCGCCGAGGGGATGGTCGCGGTCCCGTTCGAGGCGGTCCTGGTGGACGCCGATCCGCCGGCGGACGTCACCCACGTGACGTTCGAGGCGCTCGACGGGTACGCCGTGTCCATCCCGCTGGAGAGGGCAGCGTCCGACGCGGTCCTGCTCGTGCCGCGCCACGACGACCCACGTCAGGGCGTCCGCCTCGTCCTCCTGGACGACGGGGAGGCGTGCATGAACGTGAAAGCGGTCGTCCGGGTGGACTTCAGCGAGGGCCCCGGACGCCACACGGTGGACCCCAACCCCCACCGCAACCAGCAGGTCCCGGGCTGGGACACGTGAGGGGCCCGACCTGCCGTCCGCGCTGAGGCTGCGCCCCTAGCTCGCCCAACCGGCGGGAGCCTAGGCGTACTCCTTCAGCTTCGCCGGCGCGCTCGGGTGGCGCAGCTTCGCGAGCGCCTTCGCCTCGATCTGCCGGATCCGCTCCCGGGTGAGGTTGAACTCCTTGCCGATCTCCTCCAGGGTGCGCGGACGTCCGTCGGCCAGCCCGAAGCGCAGCTCGAGGACACGCCGCTCCCGCTCGGACAGCGTGTCCAGGACCGACCGCAGGTCCTCCTGGAGCATCGACTGCAGCGCGGACTCCGAGGGGGCCTCGGCGAGCTCGTCCGGGATGAAGTGCAGGAGCTCGGTCTCCTCGTCCTCGCCGACCGGGGTCTCCAGGGAGACCGGCTCGGGCATGATCCGGAAGATCTCCTGGACCTTGTCCGGCGTGAAGGCGGCTTCCTTGGCGATCTCCTCGATCGTCGGCTCCCGGCCGAGCTTGTCGAGGAGCTCCTCCTGGATCTTCCGCACCTTCTGGACCGCTTCCACCATGTGGACGGGGATGCGGATCGTGCGGGCCGTGTCGGCTATCGCCCGGGTGATCGCTTGCCGGATCCACCAGGTGGCGTAGGTGGAGAACTTGAACCCCTTCCGCCAGTCGAACTTCTCGACGGCGCGCATCAGGCCCAGGTTGCCCTCCTGGATCAGGTCGAGCAGCGGGAGACCCATCCCCTGGTAGCGGCGGGCGATCGAGACGACGAGCCGCAGGTTGGACTGGATGAACCGCCGGCGGGCGAAGCGGCCGCCGTCGCGGTCGGACTCGAGCTTCTGGAGCTGGCGCTGGGACAGCTTGTGCCCCTCCTTCTCCAAGCGCTTGATCGCGCGTTCGCCGGCCTCGATGGC
The sequence above is a segment of the Actinomycetota bacterium genome. Coding sequences within it:
- a CDS encoding DUF3072 domain-containing protein; the protein is MTEDRDAKIEQQPQSNTEKDPESWVTGDEPMTGAQRSYLKTLCEETDEPFDPSLSKAEASRMIDELQKRSQRLTQDS
- a CDS encoding RNA polymerase sigma factor; this encodes MAKTQPKKAAPAPKRTAASAVKTAKKPATPDRKAKGSDRTESVPARKVAAKAAAKTSEKPAASARKVSAKAAPKAKAAATAKVAAKAKAPAKAAPKAAVKPKAQVKAEKAKGKAPAVLAPAEGKAAGKATGKAAAATADERKPGRGPAPKVTPSRGRPRGDRENVFEQGEADLVRMYLREIGQYPLLTDRQEVELAQAIEAGERAIKRLEKEGHKLSQRQLQKLESDRDGGRFARRRFIQSNLRLVVSIARRYQGMGLPLLDLIQEGNLGLMRAVEKFDWRKGFKFSTYATWWIRQAITRAIADTARTIRIPVHMVEAVQKVRKIQEELLDKLGREPTIEEIAKEAAFTPDKVQEIFRIMPEPVSLETPVGEDEETELLHFIPDELAEAPSESALQSMLQEDLRSVLDTLSERERRVLELRFGLADGRPRTLEEIGKEFNLTRERIRQIEAKALAKLRHPSAPAKLKEYA